One stretch of Armigeres subalbatus isolate Guangzhou_Male chromosome 2, GZ_Asu_2, whole genome shotgun sequence DNA includes these proteins:
- the LOC134215036 gene encoding chymotrypsin inhibitor Ani s 6-like has translation MIMKLIILVALIAGISYSTAHPRCDDPHEEYKVCGTACQVHCSILGLKMLYKCPAVCVEGCFCREGYVRQFENGKGPCIREDECPCPPEPTTTECPPGHEGH, from the exons ATGATCATGAAACTGATTATACTAGTAGCTCTCATTGCTGGCATCAGCTATTCCACTGCTCATCCGCGCTGCG ATGATCCGCACGAGGAATACAAAGTCTGCGGCACGGCCTGTCAAGTCCATTGCAGTATTCTGGGCCTGAAGATGCTGTACAAGTGTCCGGCCGTATGTGTCGAGGGCTGTTTTTGCCGTGAAGGCTACGTGCGCCAGTTCGAGAATGGCAAAGGGCCGTGTATTCGTGAGGATGAATGCCCTTGCCCTCCGGAGCCGACTACAACTGAATGCCCTCCCGGGCATGAGGGGCACTGA